One stretch of Mangifera indica cultivar Alphonso chromosome 9, CATAS_Mindica_2.1, whole genome shotgun sequence DNA includes these proteins:
- the LOC123225157 gene encoding disease resistance protein RPP2B-like isoform X2, with translation MKASHQFRLMASSSNIPEVKYDVFLSFRGVDTRNNFTSHLAAALCRKKIRAFIDYEFDRGEEISPSLLKAIEQSKISVIILSENYASSRWCLEELAKILDCKQMFRQMVIPIFYHVDPSHVRNQTGAFGDAFVDLEKRFEESLDVLQRWKTALKEVANLSGWTADSKKCESELIEETIMDILKRLNKISLSDYSDLIGVEFAIKEIESLLKIGSNDVCIVGIWGLGGIGKTSISRAIFNKYLSYFEGSFFAENVREESDNHRRLTVLHQELLFKILEDRYANIGLTLTKERLVHKKVLIVFDDVTSLNQIENLIGDPKCFGLGSRIIITSRDKQVLNNCGADKIYKLEELVDYEALQLFNHFAFKHNRYTIKEYKELSKKIVTYAKGVPLTLKVLGSSLSGKTKQEWESAVNKLERSPPKDIQDVLKISFDRLDYEEKELFLDIACIFKGDNRNLVISVMDSCGCSIEIGLSVLIDKSLVIVSNHKITMHDLLEEMGKEIVRQESVENPGKRSRLFHHKDIYHVLTRNKGTKAIKGIRLDVSQVGEIHLTPHAFSKMSNLKYLKVYSSHCGEDFNKLYGFQDVESVFAELKYLFWPRYAWTTLPSKFHPENLVALEMPESNIEQLWPGVQNIVNLKCINLSYSEHLLECPDLSLAKNLVTLNLNGCTSLIEIHSSIQYLKKLSTLDLTNCTSLYSIPSGIYSKSLREVFFTGCSNLDTVPSLSCNVEKLSLDGTAIRELSSSIENLSKLVTLNLHGCTRLENLPNDIDKLKSLKHLILDGCSRLESLPSGIGELKSLGYLTLNDCSRLESLPSSISKLKSLGYLTLYSCSRLENLPSSIFCLNALEDIDLSGCSSLKIVSSFPCNIKSLSLRGSGIQELPSSIQYLSKLKTLDLTNCWSLESLSSSIGKLKSLIHLDLSGCLKLNSLPDEIGNLEALIHLDVGGTGIREIPPSIVCLNTLDWLSFEGCKGEEHVGLILPSLSGLQRLEYLNLSDCCIIELPSSLDQLTSLRELYIGRNKFESIPASIIKLSNLLFLDLCYCDVLKSLPELPSSIACIKAQNCKSLELLSGLSSTTWRLNTVNFINCLKLDQSALEDIAKPALQNIQCRKFELTLCQHFPKRYICFPGSSIPEWFAFRSKGSFIELPPGCLNDEVVDFSFCIVISLRDDHDPPEELRVDCEVQYEERAKTYWKFWPIRSSIDSGHIFLGCTDFLCSSTWFSINSEVLFQFYIKDMKGRRLECYEVKECGILFYTLAAFLEQQYDFHRINTIN, from the exons ATGAAAGCCTCTCATCAGTTCCGGTTGATGGCTTCTTCTTCCAACATTCCAGAAGTAAAGTATGATGTTTTCCTTAGTTTTAGAGGTGTGGACACCCGGAATAATTTCACAAGCCATCTCGCTGCAGCTTTGTGTCGTAAAAAAATTCGAGCTTTCATTGATTACGAATTCGAcagaggagaagaaatttcaCCATCTCTATTGAAGGCAATTGAACAGTCAAAGATTTCCGTTATCATTTTGTCTGAAAATTATGCCTCTTCCAGATGGTGTTTAGAAGAACTTGCAAAGATCCTTGACTGCAAACAAATGTTTCGACAGATGGTAATACCAATTTTCTATCACGTTGATCCATCACATGTAAGGAATCAAACTGGAGCTTTTGGGGATGCGTTTGTCGACCTCGAAAAGCGTTTTGAGGAGAGCTTAGATGTGCTACAGAGATGGAAGACTGCTTTGAAGGAAGTAGCTAATCTCTCTGGATGGACTGCAGATAGCAAAAA gTGTGAATCTGAACTTATAGAAGAAACTATTATGGATATATTAAAGAGACTAAACAAAATATCTCTAAGTGATTATAGTGACTTAATTGGAGTAGAATTTGCCATCAAAGAAATTGAGTCTTTGTTGAAAATTGGTTCCAATGATGTTTGTATTGTGGGGATTTGGGGCCTTGGCGGAATAGGCAAGACATCTATTAGTCGTGcaatattcaacaaatatttGAGCTATTTTGAAGGTTCTTTCTTCGCTGAAAATGTTAGGGAAGAATCAGATAATCACAGGAGACTAACTGTCTTGCATCAAGAACttcttttcaaaatattagagGATAGATATGCCAATATAGGACTCACCCTCACAAAAGAAAGACTTGTCCATAAGAAGGTTCTCattgtttttgatgatgtgacTTCTTTAAaccaaatagaaaatttaattggagATCCCAAATGTTTTGGTTTAGGAAGTCGAATTATTATAACATCACGAGATAAACAAGTTCTTAATAATTGTGGGGCAGATAAGATATACAAGCTTGAGGAATTAGTTGATTATGAAGCTCTTCAGCTTTTCAACCATTTTGCCTTCAAACATAATCGATATACAATTAAAGAGTACAAGGAGCTATCAAAAAAGATAGTAACATATGCTAAAGGTGTCCCATTAACTCTTAAAGTTTTAGGCTCTTCTCTATCAGGAAAGACAAAGCAAGAATGGGAAAGTGCAGTGAATAAATTAGAAAGAAGTCCTCCTAAGGATATCCAAGATGTGTTGAAAATAAGCTTCGACAGATTAGATTATGAAGAGAAGGAATTATTCTTAGATATTGCATGCATCTTTAAGGGGGATAATAGAAATCTTGTAATAAGTGTCATGGATTCTTGTGGCTGCTCCATAGAGATTGGGTTAAGTGTTCTCATTGATAAGTCCCTTGTTATTGTATCAAATCATAAGATAACAATGCATGATTTGCTTGAAGAAATGGGTAAAGAAATTGTTCGACAAGAATCTGTTGAAAATCCTGGTAAACGCAGTCGTTTATTTCACcataaagatatatatcatgttttgACAAGAAATAAG GGGACTAAAGCAATTAAAGGCATACGTCTAGATGTGTCTCAAGTAGGAGAAATACACTTAACTCCTCACGCTTTTTCAAAGATGTCAAACCTAAAATATCTCAAAGTCTATAGCTCGCACTGTGGAGAAGATTTTAATAAGTTGTATGGATTTCAAGATGTGGAATCTGTGTTCGCTGAGCTAAAGTACCTCTTTTGGCCTAGATATGCATGGACAACATTGCCTTCGAAATTCCATCCAGAGAACCTTGTTGCACTTGAGATGCCTGAAAGCAACATTGAGCAACTTTGGCCTGGGGTCCAg aatattgtaaatttaaaatgtattaaCCTCAGCTATTCCGAGCATTTACTCGAATGTCCTGACCTTTCATTGGCCAAAAATCTTGTGACTCTAAATTTAAATGGTTGTACAAGTTTGATTGAGATTCATTCATCTATTCAGTATCTCAAGAAGCTTTCTACCTTAGATTTGACAAATTGCACAAGTCTTTACAGTATTCCATCAGgaatttattcaaaatctttGCGAGAAGTTTTTTTCACTGGCTGCTCAAATTTGGATACGGTGCCAAGTCTGTCATGTAATGTTGAAAAGTTAAGCTTAGATGGAACTGCAATTAGAGAATTGTCTTCATCAATCGAGAATTTATCTAAGTTAGTAACTTTGAATCTTCATGGTTGTACAAGGCTTGAGAATCTTCCTAACGACATTGATAAGTTGAAGTCTCTTAAACATCTTATTCTTGACGGTTGCTCAAGGCTTGAGAGTCTTCCTAGTGGCATTGGTGAGTTGAAGTCTCTTGGATATCTAACTCTTAACGATTGCTCAAGGCTTGAGAGTCTTCCTAGCAGCATTAGCAAGTTGAAGTCTCTTGGATATCTGACTCTTTACAGTTGCTCAAGGCTTGAGAATCTGCCAAGCagtattttttgtttgaatgcTCTTGAAGATATCGATCTCTCTGGTTGCTCAAGTCTTAAGATAGTTTCAAGCTTCCCATGTAATATTAAGAGTTTATCTTTACGTGGTAGTGGGATACAAGAGCTACCCTCATCAATTCAGTATCTATCCAAACTAAAGACATTGGATCTTACAAATTGTTGGAGCCTTGAGAGTCTTTCGAGCAGCATTGGTAAGCTGAAGTCTCTTATACATCTTGATCTCTCTGGTTGTTTGAAACTTAACAGTTTGCCTGATGAGATAGGAAATTTAGAAGCTTTGATTCACCTTGATGTTGGAGGTACTGGTATAAGGGAAATACCACCATCCATAGTATGTTTGAATACCCTTGATTGGTTATCTTTTGAGGGATGTAAGGGTGAGGAACACGTGGGTTTGATATTGCCTTCTTTATCAGGATTACAACGACTCGAGTATCTAAATCTATCTGATTGTTGTATCATTGAGTTACCCAGCAGTCTTGACCAATTAACCTCACTACGAGAATTATATATTGGTAGAAACAAATTTGAGAGCATACCAGCAAGCATCATAAAACTTTCTAATTTGTTATTCCTTGATTTGTGCTACTGTGATGTGCTTAAATCCTTACCAGAGCTTCCATCGAGCATAGCATGTATAAAAGCACAGAATTGTAAATCACTTGAATTGTTATCTGGTTTATCGTCAACTACATGGAGGCTTAACACAGTTAATTTCATCAATTGTTTAAAACTGGACCAGAGTGCCCTTGAAGACATTGCGAAACCTGCTCTACAAAATATTCAGTGTAGAAAATTT GAATTAACTCTTTGCCAGCACTTTCCAAAGCGCTATATATGTTTTCCTGGAAGTTCAATTCCAGAGTGGTTTGCCTTCCGAAGTAAGGGATCATTTATAGAGCTACCACCAGGCTGTTTGAATGACGAGGTAgtggatttttctttttgcattGTTATATCACTCCGAGACGATCATGATCCGCCCGAAGAGTTGAGAGTTGACTGTGAGGTGCAGTATGAGGAAAGGGCCAAAACGTATTGGAAATTTTGGCCTATTCGGTCGTCTATTGACTCAGGCCACATATTCTTGGGATGCACGGATTTTTTGTGTTCGTCCACTTGGTTTTCTATCAATAGTGAAGTTTTGTTTCAATTCTATATTAAAGATATGAAAGGTAGACGTCTTGAATGTTATGAGGTGAAAGAGTGTGGCATCCTGTTCTACACCCTAGCAGCGTTCCTAGAACAACAATACGATTTTCATAgaataaatacaattaattag
- the LOC123225157 gene encoding disease resistance protein RPP2B-like isoform X1 — MKASHQFRLMASSSNIPEVKYDVFLSFRGVDTRNNFTSHLAAALCRKKIRAFIDYEFDRGEEISPSLLKAIEQSKISVIILSENYASSRWCLEELAKILDCKQMFRQMVIPIFYHVDPSHVRNQTGAFGDAFVDLEKRFEESLDVLQRWKTALKEVANLSGWTADSKKCESELIEETIMDILKRLNKISLSDYSDLIGVEFAIKEIESLLKIGSNDVCIVGIWGLGGIGKTSISRAIFNKYLSYFEGSFFAENVREESDNHRRLTVLHQELLFKILEDRYANIGLTLTKERLVHKKVLIVFDDVTSLNQIENLIGDPKCFGLGSRIIITSRDKQVLNNCGADKIYKLEELVDYEALQLFNHFAFKHNRYTIKEYKELSKKIVTYAKGVPLTLKVLGSSLSGKTKQEWESAVNKLERSPPKDIQDVLKISFDRLDYEEKELFLDIACIFKGDNRNLVISVMDSCGCSIEIGLSVLIDKSLVIVSNHKITMHDLLEEMGKEIVRQESVENPGKRSRLFHHKDIYHVLTRNKGTKAIKGIRLDVSQVGEIHLTPHAFSKMSNLKYLKVYSSHCGEDFNKLYGFQDVESVFAELKYLFWPRYAWTTLPSKFHPENLVALEMPESNIEQLWPGVQVFICYYFDEIKACCEFKITYVLISMVNLICLISFSLQNIVNLKCINLSYSEHLLECPDLSLAKNLVTLNLNGCTSLIEIHSSIQYLKKLSTLDLTNCTSLYSIPSGIYSKSLREVFFTGCSNLDTVPSLSCNVEKLSLDGTAIRELSSSIENLSKLVTLNLHGCTRLENLPNDIDKLKSLKHLILDGCSRLESLPSGIGELKSLGYLTLNDCSRLESLPSSISKLKSLGYLTLYSCSRLENLPSSIFCLNALEDIDLSGCSSLKIVSSFPCNIKSLSLRGSGIQELPSSIQYLSKLKTLDLTNCWSLESLSSSIGKLKSLIHLDLSGCLKLNSLPDEIGNLEALIHLDVGGTGIREIPPSIVCLNTLDWLSFEGCKGEEHVGLILPSLSGLQRLEYLNLSDCCIIELPSSLDQLTSLRELYIGRNKFESIPASIIKLSNLLFLDLCYCDVLKSLPELPSSIACIKAQNCKSLELLSGLSSTTWRLNTVNFINCLKLDQSALEDIAKPALQNIQCRKFELTLCQHFPKRYICFPGSSIPEWFAFRSKGSFIELPPGCLNDEVVDFSFCIVISLRDDHDPPEELRVDCEVQYEERAKTYWKFWPIRSSIDSGHIFLGCTDFLCSSTWFSINSEVLFQFYIKDMKGRRLECYEVKECGILFYTLAAFLEQQYDFHRINTIN; from the exons ATGAAAGCCTCTCATCAGTTCCGGTTGATGGCTTCTTCTTCCAACATTCCAGAAGTAAAGTATGATGTTTTCCTTAGTTTTAGAGGTGTGGACACCCGGAATAATTTCACAAGCCATCTCGCTGCAGCTTTGTGTCGTAAAAAAATTCGAGCTTTCATTGATTACGAATTCGAcagaggagaagaaatttcaCCATCTCTATTGAAGGCAATTGAACAGTCAAAGATTTCCGTTATCATTTTGTCTGAAAATTATGCCTCTTCCAGATGGTGTTTAGAAGAACTTGCAAAGATCCTTGACTGCAAACAAATGTTTCGACAGATGGTAATACCAATTTTCTATCACGTTGATCCATCACATGTAAGGAATCAAACTGGAGCTTTTGGGGATGCGTTTGTCGACCTCGAAAAGCGTTTTGAGGAGAGCTTAGATGTGCTACAGAGATGGAAGACTGCTTTGAAGGAAGTAGCTAATCTCTCTGGATGGACTGCAGATAGCAAAAA gTGTGAATCTGAACTTATAGAAGAAACTATTATGGATATATTAAAGAGACTAAACAAAATATCTCTAAGTGATTATAGTGACTTAATTGGAGTAGAATTTGCCATCAAAGAAATTGAGTCTTTGTTGAAAATTGGTTCCAATGATGTTTGTATTGTGGGGATTTGGGGCCTTGGCGGAATAGGCAAGACATCTATTAGTCGTGcaatattcaacaaatatttGAGCTATTTTGAAGGTTCTTTCTTCGCTGAAAATGTTAGGGAAGAATCAGATAATCACAGGAGACTAACTGTCTTGCATCAAGAACttcttttcaaaatattagagGATAGATATGCCAATATAGGACTCACCCTCACAAAAGAAAGACTTGTCCATAAGAAGGTTCTCattgtttttgatgatgtgacTTCTTTAAaccaaatagaaaatttaattggagATCCCAAATGTTTTGGTTTAGGAAGTCGAATTATTATAACATCACGAGATAAACAAGTTCTTAATAATTGTGGGGCAGATAAGATATACAAGCTTGAGGAATTAGTTGATTATGAAGCTCTTCAGCTTTTCAACCATTTTGCCTTCAAACATAATCGATATACAATTAAAGAGTACAAGGAGCTATCAAAAAAGATAGTAACATATGCTAAAGGTGTCCCATTAACTCTTAAAGTTTTAGGCTCTTCTCTATCAGGAAAGACAAAGCAAGAATGGGAAAGTGCAGTGAATAAATTAGAAAGAAGTCCTCCTAAGGATATCCAAGATGTGTTGAAAATAAGCTTCGACAGATTAGATTATGAAGAGAAGGAATTATTCTTAGATATTGCATGCATCTTTAAGGGGGATAATAGAAATCTTGTAATAAGTGTCATGGATTCTTGTGGCTGCTCCATAGAGATTGGGTTAAGTGTTCTCATTGATAAGTCCCTTGTTATTGTATCAAATCATAAGATAACAATGCATGATTTGCTTGAAGAAATGGGTAAAGAAATTGTTCGACAAGAATCTGTTGAAAATCCTGGTAAACGCAGTCGTTTATTTCACcataaagatatatatcatgttttgACAAGAAATAAG GGGACTAAAGCAATTAAAGGCATACGTCTAGATGTGTCTCAAGTAGGAGAAATACACTTAACTCCTCACGCTTTTTCAAAGATGTCAAACCTAAAATATCTCAAAGTCTATAGCTCGCACTGTGGAGAAGATTTTAATAAGTTGTATGGATTTCAAGATGTGGAATCTGTGTTCGCTGAGCTAAAGTACCTCTTTTGGCCTAGATATGCATGGACAACATTGCCTTCGAAATTCCATCCAGAGAACCTTGTTGCACTTGAGATGCCTGAAAGCAACATTGAGCAACTTTGGCCTGGGGTCCAggtatttatatgttattattttgacgAAATTAAGGCATGTTGTGAATTCAAGATAACATATGTGCTAATTTCTATGGTAAatctaatttgtttaatttctttttcattacagaatattgtaaatttaaaatgtattaaCCTCAGCTATTCCGAGCATTTACTCGAATGTCCTGACCTTTCATTGGCCAAAAATCTTGTGACTCTAAATTTAAATGGTTGTACAAGTTTGATTGAGATTCATTCATCTATTCAGTATCTCAAGAAGCTTTCTACCTTAGATTTGACAAATTGCACAAGTCTTTACAGTATTCCATCAGgaatttattcaaaatctttGCGAGAAGTTTTTTTCACTGGCTGCTCAAATTTGGATACGGTGCCAAGTCTGTCATGTAATGTTGAAAAGTTAAGCTTAGATGGAACTGCAATTAGAGAATTGTCTTCATCAATCGAGAATTTATCTAAGTTAGTAACTTTGAATCTTCATGGTTGTACAAGGCTTGAGAATCTTCCTAACGACATTGATAAGTTGAAGTCTCTTAAACATCTTATTCTTGACGGTTGCTCAAGGCTTGAGAGTCTTCCTAGTGGCATTGGTGAGTTGAAGTCTCTTGGATATCTAACTCTTAACGATTGCTCAAGGCTTGAGAGTCTTCCTAGCAGCATTAGCAAGTTGAAGTCTCTTGGATATCTGACTCTTTACAGTTGCTCAAGGCTTGAGAATCTGCCAAGCagtattttttgtttgaatgcTCTTGAAGATATCGATCTCTCTGGTTGCTCAAGTCTTAAGATAGTTTCAAGCTTCCCATGTAATATTAAGAGTTTATCTTTACGTGGTAGTGGGATACAAGAGCTACCCTCATCAATTCAGTATCTATCCAAACTAAAGACATTGGATCTTACAAATTGTTGGAGCCTTGAGAGTCTTTCGAGCAGCATTGGTAAGCTGAAGTCTCTTATACATCTTGATCTCTCTGGTTGTTTGAAACTTAACAGTTTGCCTGATGAGATAGGAAATTTAGAAGCTTTGATTCACCTTGATGTTGGAGGTACTGGTATAAGGGAAATACCACCATCCATAGTATGTTTGAATACCCTTGATTGGTTATCTTTTGAGGGATGTAAGGGTGAGGAACACGTGGGTTTGATATTGCCTTCTTTATCAGGATTACAACGACTCGAGTATCTAAATCTATCTGATTGTTGTATCATTGAGTTACCCAGCAGTCTTGACCAATTAACCTCACTACGAGAATTATATATTGGTAGAAACAAATTTGAGAGCATACCAGCAAGCATCATAAAACTTTCTAATTTGTTATTCCTTGATTTGTGCTACTGTGATGTGCTTAAATCCTTACCAGAGCTTCCATCGAGCATAGCATGTATAAAAGCACAGAATTGTAAATCACTTGAATTGTTATCTGGTTTATCGTCAACTACATGGAGGCTTAACACAGTTAATTTCATCAATTGTTTAAAACTGGACCAGAGTGCCCTTGAAGACATTGCGAAACCTGCTCTACAAAATATTCAGTGTAGAAAATTT GAATTAACTCTTTGCCAGCACTTTCCAAAGCGCTATATATGTTTTCCTGGAAGTTCAATTCCAGAGTGGTTTGCCTTCCGAAGTAAGGGATCATTTATAGAGCTACCACCAGGCTGTTTGAATGACGAGGTAgtggatttttctttttgcattGTTATATCACTCCGAGACGATCATGATCCGCCCGAAGAGTTGAGAGTTGACTGTGAGGTGCAGTATGAGGAAAGGGCCAAAACGTATTGGAAATTTTGGCCTATTCGGTCGTCTATTGACTCAGGCCACATATTCTTGGGATGCACGGATTTTTTGTGTTCGTCCACTTGGTTTTCTATCAATAGTGAAGTTTTGTTTCAATTCTATATTAAAGATATGAAAGGTAGACGTCTTGAATGTTATGAGGTGAAAGAGTGTGGCATCCTGTTCTACACCCTAGCAGCGTTCCTAGAACAACAATACGATTTTCATAgaataaatacaattaattag